A region of the Oncorhynchus nerka isolate Pitt River linkage group LG26, Oner_Uvic_2.0, whole genome shotgun sequence genome:
TTTAgtgagttcaaaacaactgggaactctggaaaaatgagctacgactgggaaaatacattttcaactttcatccaactcggaattgtaaatccggAACTCggacctctttctagagctacgacctaaagatcactgacatcatcatgattcaaattattattattttaattcccaattgtcttgaaagcaccataaatccagagaacagactttgatgacaaaatttgcccagaTGGACCTCTGTGCCAACTTCATGTCCAAGTgatcacagcacaacaaggtgagtccaaaaatatattgtatgttgctgcataaattatgtaatattccagggagatatgtatactgtagctaagcaagtaatactaagtgtatgttgtgtagtaagatgtttgtagcccatgtgcctcatccTAATAATTAGGtttattttcacctcttaatttcacctactgttctgacttggtggtgcacatgtagcctataacctgttttgagaaatataatcattgaatattgtaagagttttcattgtctgcttatgcCCCTTTCATTTATCCCACGGTTCTGACTtgttgtacagggagaacactgtaagaacggcccatgttctgaattctgtcgctgtacatttcaaaagtgctgaacatatagttatattgactacgtccgttcTAGCTCGCTCATttatgtcttaatcgaaattacggattgcctcttatccgtttgttgtccccttatgccatagtttgtacatctcaattgttagTAGAAACTATATTATTTCAAGCAAtttagccatatcagctatgtttttttttaaatgaggctgaatgaactgtctcactgccagacaaggctcaactgatagccaggtgtatcaGTGCTaaggtgttgggacagctttgtgcaggccctaacagtttgtgggtaccgtttgtcaccattatagtgcaattgatgtcccaacggtgtgatttgtttgatcgtagctagctagctacatagccgtctttgtttcaaagataattgtgtagtctagagcgattttctaggttagctagccagctattgtcgttctcctaacgcaacgtaacgtaaccaacactgctagctagccagctagctcccgaaaagcagcattgtagaaacttcacactcaacggtacgacttgattagggtagtgtcaacaacgcagctagcctaccccagcagtactgtatcattttaatcattttagtcaattagattcttgctacgtaagcttaactttctgaacattcgagacgtgtagtccacttgtcattccaatctcctctgcattagcgtagcctcttctctagcctgtcaactatgtgtctgtctatccctgttctctcctctctgcacagaccatacaaacgctccacaccgcatggccgcggccaccctaatctggtggtcccagcgcgcacgacccacgtggagttccaggtctccggtagcctctggaactgccgatctgcggccaacaaggcagagttcatctcagcctatgcctccctccagtccctcgacttcttggctctgacggaaacatggatcaccacagacaacaccgctactcctactgctctctcttcgtccgcccacgtgctctcgcacaccccgagagcttctggtcagcggggtggtggcaccgggatcctcatctctcccaagtggtcattctctctttctccccttacccatctgtctatcgcctcctttgaattccatgctgtcacagttaccagccctttcaagcttaacatccttatcatttatcgccctccaggttcctcggagagttcatcaatgagcttgatgccttgataagctcctttcctgaggacggctcacctctcacagttctgggcgactttaacctccccacgtctacctttgactcattcctctctgcctccttctttccactcctctcctcttttgacctcaccctctcaccttccccctactcacaaggcaggcaatacgctcgacctcatctttactagatgctgttcctccactaacctcattgcaactcccctccatgtctctgaccactaccttgtatccttttccctctcgctctcatccaacacttcccacactgcccctactcggatggtatcgcgccgtcccaaccttcgctctctctcccccgctactctctcctcttccatcctatcatctcttccctctgctcaaaccttctccaacctatctcctgattctgcctcctcaaccctcctctcctccctttctgcatcctttgactctctatgtcccctatcctccaggccggctcggtcctccctcccgctccgtggctcgacgactcattgcgagctcacagaacagggctccgggcagccgagcggaaatggaggaaaactcgcctccctgcggacctggcatcctttcactccctcctctctacattttcctcctctgtctctgctgctaaagccactttctaccactctaaattccaagcatctgcctctaaccctaggaagctctttgccaccttctcctccctcttgaatcctcccccccctcctcctccctctctgcagatgacttcgtcaaccattttgaaaagaaggtcgacgacatccgatcctcgtttgctaagtcaaacgacaccgctggttctgctcacactgccctaccctgtgctctgacctctttctctccctctctctccagatgacatctcgcgtcttgtgacggccggccgcccaacaacctgcccgcttgaccctatcccctcctctcttctccagaccatctccggtgaccttctcccttacctcacctcgctcatcaactcatccctgaccgctggctacgtccctcccgtcttcaagagagcgagagttgcaccccttctgaaaaaacctacactcgatccctccgatgtcaacaactacagaccagtatcccttctttcttttctctccaaaactcttgaacgtgccgtccttggccagctctcccgctatctctctcagaatgaccttcttgatccaaatcagtcaggtttcaagactagtcattcaactgagactgctcttctctgtatcacggaggcgctccgcactgctaaagctaactctctctcctctgctctcatccttctagacctatcggctgccttcgatactgtgaaccatcagatcctcctctccaccctctccgagttgggcatctccggcgcggcccacgcttggattgcgtcctacctgacaggtcgctcctaccaggtggcgtggcgagaatccgtctcctcaccacgtgctctcaccactggtgtccccagggctctgttctaggccctctcctattctcgctatacaccaagtcacttggctctgtcataacctcacatggtctctcctatcattgctatgcagacgacacacaattaatcttctcctttcccccttctgacgaccaggtggcgaatcgcatctctgcatgtctggcagacatatcagtgtggatgacggatcatcacctcaagctgaacctcggcaagacggagctgctcttcctcccggggaaggactgcccgttccatgatctcgccatcacggttgacaactccattgtgtcctcgtcccagagcgctaagaaccttggcgtgatcctggacaacaccctgtcgttctcaaataacatcaaggtggtggcccgttcctgtaggttcatgctctacaacatccgcagagtacgaccctgcctcacacaggaagcggcgcaggtcctaatccaggcacttgtcatctcccgtctggattactgcaactcgctgttggctgggctccctgcctgtgccattaaacccctacaactcacccagaacgccgcagcccgtctggtgttcaaccttcccaagttctctcacgtcaccccgctcctccgctctctccactggcttccagttgaagctcgcatccgctacaagaccatggtgcttgcctacggagctgtgaggggaacggcacctcagtacctccaggctctgatcaggccctacacccaaacaagggcactgcgttcatccacctctggcctgctagcctccctaccactgaggaagtacagttcccagtcaaaactgttcgctgctctggccccccaatggtggaacaaactccctcacgacgccaggacagcggagtcaatcaccaccttccggagacacctgaaaccccacctctttaaggaatacctaggataggataaagtaatccttctcaccacccccttaaaagacctagatgcactattgtaaagtggctgttccactggatgtcataaggtgaaagcaccaatttgtaagtcgctctggataagagcgtctgctaaatgacttaaatgtaaatgattgtttagtgttgtgtattggctttgctggcatgcatcacaCATTTGAAAgattttgccccaccaagatttacatgataAAATCACAACTGCCCCTTATCCTATTAGCATATGTTTTTTGTTTAACAGAACTCAAAATGCCCACACAGCAATCTATAATTATTAAAGGATTATTCATAGATAATGTCCATACTaaacctgtcacgttctgaccttagttctgttattatatctttgttttagtatggtcagggcgtgagttgggtgggcagtctgtgtttgtttttctatgttggtttttgagttcggcctagtatggttctcaatcagaggcagctgtcaattgttatccctgattgagaatcatacttaggtagcctaggtttcacttttgggttgtgggtgtttggtccacacggtactgttttcggttttgtatattcacgtcatcgtttgttgttttgttccagtgttctattgtctttattaaaaaaacattatggacacttccCACGCTCctctcagaagaggaggacgagaacccTTACAAAACCTTAGAACTTTCAGTACAAATGCAATGGATTTTTCCCAAAAATGGGGTCTCTGAACTCACATCTTCCCCCATTGAAGTTAAAGGAGTTACATCAGATGATGTCATCGGGTTCAGGAATGGAACAGACTGCGAAGGCCAGATTAAAGAGAGGAATTACACGGGATTAGATCTGTAGCCCCCCACTGGGCAGCAGTGTAATTTAAGGGCAAATGAGCGGTGGCTTCCCATCCACTCTTCCCATTCTAAAggcgaagtctacgccccttctaCGGTGATTGGTGAACAGTATGGATTCTTTaatgaagtgtttgttgtcattcaatgagaGACTAATCGTTTTCATGCAACAtttttttcacttgagaaatactgcaccaaacatcttagttggATGTAAAAAGTTCTCCTCGGCAGAAAATGTCAAAATTAATGAccgatttcttgagttatcttagattacttctattttgaggaagtgtatactggctatggcgtctcaagatggacaaacagtactattgccacTTTTTTCTCGCTTTTCAAGTGAATGTctaagggagtatgcgagcacactcgTTCGGTTCGGCTAGCATGCGGAAGGCATAAGGGGtgttacctctctctgtacccATGTTCTGGATAATCACTGGACACAATGGACATGTGATGCAGGTAAATTGGGGATAGATTTAACCAGAGCCttgtatttaaaataaaatgcTCTGGGTTTAAATAGCTTAGAATGCTTCTATCACTGGGGCAGACTTCTGCAGAGCCTATACAAAGACACTAATTGAGTCTAGAAATGATAACAACTGCAGCTTCTAGGACTTGTCTACACTACGGAACATAATGCCTCTAGAGCAGCTgtagctctcctcctcctccacactgtaacccacccctcagccccTGGAATGATATGACACATTAACAGTTGTCTACTGTGTGACATCCAAGTGTGAACTATTGGGAAAATTTTGCTCCACCAATGCCAGATGGCATCCAAAAGATCTAGCCTAAATCACATGAATTACAATGTGTATCAGTGATGACATCACTGTTCCTTTCTGTACATATAGTTCAGTCCTAGATGACATGCCAGTCCACTCTAACTTCCACCCTCTACATCAGCCACAACACAGTCAGTAGCTCACCACTTTAAGAAAACACCATGGCAACAAACGTCATTACCACCAAATATTTATCCAAAATAGGATCTCACAGTATAGTATGTAAGAACGCAAACgaagaacaaaaaaacaaaacactgaCAAAACAAGACATGAGTCATGGCACGAATGAGCAATTTTCCTATGCAAACAAGTCTCAAGTCAAATGTTTGGAAAGATAATGACATTAGGCCGAACAAGTCTCTCCGCAGTTTGATATTACAGATCTGTTAACAGAGTATAATCACTATTTGATACCAAATGCCAACGAAAAAAAAACATGGGGGAAGACCTTCCAATCGGGACACAATTACTTGTCAGTAACTGACGCGTAATGGACACAATTCGAGGGTCTATTTTCCTTGCCACTCGTGCGCACTGAAGAGGTTTTTCTAACTGTGTACGATTACGATTAATAGATCAAATTAGTCTTTAAATGAACTATGTCCTTAAATGTGTCAGTTTATTTGAGTCAAATCAACTGTTGTAATCTAGTTGTGTCAAAGCGCACTAAAACTCACGGTGTCATTTACAATGAACGAAAAGCTAAACAATTCCCATTGTACGTTGGCTTTCAACATGTTTTGTTTTAGAAGCCTACATAAAGGAATTTTGCTAGGGTACTTACATGTACTCGAATCGTAGGGGACCGGCTATGGTCACTAACAACAGCAGGGACTGGGCATTTGTGCGCCGCAGCAACAGAGCGTGAAAGCCCATTTACGGCGAGCGCAGACTGTCCCGGTTAAAAATATAACCCCCTCCCCTTGCCCGGGCGCTGCCACATGCAGGGGACAAGGCTGGGAGAGCTATAGACAGCAACTGACAGAACCAGTACAATGTCAGCACACTGTCAATAGAGCATGGTCTTCTCTATCGTTTAAGCTATGATTGGATGTGTTCATTTTCTTTGCAACAGCATAGGCTACATCTACAATGTCAAGTCTGGCCATTTCATGGATCAAGATACGCTTGAATAAAGATAACTTGAAACCTAAAGACACTTGTATTTATCCAAATATGACTCAGGAATAAAAATCACCCGTTTGAAAGATAACACAAAATACTGTAAGGCAAACTCATTTGAGAAGTACCCTACCACCTCAGTATAAAATACTGACTCCGGTGCCCAAACAGGCACTTTGCCATTTCACTTAAAGGTAGCGAAATGTCGTTGCACAAGCAGTAACGAAAATATTGCAATGAGTGAGATGCAAGACTTCGCTCTCAAACAGTCTAActagggcagcagggtagcctagtggttagagcgttggactagtaaccgaaaggatgcaaatccccgagctgacaaggtacaaatctgtcgttctgcccctgaacaggcagtcattgaaaataagaatttgttcttcactaatttacctagttaaataaaaactgTAACTGCGCTTGCGCAAAGGTTCGCATCACACGCTTATTACAACGTGGAAGCCACGGGACCAAAACAGTGAAATTTAGCATTGTGCTCCAATGCTCTTCGTTGTtgcggaaattgacccactatgctgtttactttgtGCATCCACGTCATATAGTTGACTCTGCCTTTAAATTATCAGAGTACAAGGCCCAGAATATATtgaaaggagggggggggggggtcagatcAGAGAGCTGGGACAGAGGCCCGTGTACAAATTAGGCAACAAGGGAGAGGGCAGGATGCAGCACTGGCAGTCCCACATTTGAAGAGGCCAAAGATACAACTTCTAAAATAACACCAAGTCACAGATAACTACTTAGAATAACCTCTCCCTTAAGTGCAGTATGCCAGAGGAAGTCTGAAGTTTGATTCATACTCTAGCTTGGACCACTTCAGGCCTAGAACAATAAGAATATAAACATTATTGCACTTGACCCTGTGTGGCCATACTAAGGTCAACGGTCATGAAAGGAAAGGATAAATAGCACTGTGGCTGTAACCACATAAGGTCATGGAGGTGTGACAACCTTATAGCCATGTTTCTTGTACAAAATAGTAAAACAGACATTTGGTAACATGATATTGTGAAAATATCTTCATTAAAATTACTTGTAAGATGTGGGTGAAATCAAACCAAGTCCAATAACAGGTGCCGCTCAATTGAATGAATAAAATGAAGACAGTAACACTGTCGAAAGTACTAATAATCAAATGAATTTACATTTGATCAAATAAAACAAGATCACAGAATGTTCTCTGTCCTGAAAAAAATGCCCCTAACATTAAAATTGCACCTCAAAACTGAAAAAAGTGTATGTTATGGCCAATAAAACAGCTGCACAGGTATATGACCTTTCCAAGTATCTAAACAGAAAAGATATATGAAATAAAAAAAGGGCCATTAAGAACCAAAGGTGCAGTTGGAACAATAATAAACAAATAATGCATTCACTTATATGCTCATACAGCAAGGTCATCCACTTGCAGCAACTTCAGATGAATAATATCACTTGTAACAACAATATGCCTCAGTAATAAAGTAAAGCATACACATTCTGAATTATTAACATTTTGttctcctgcaaaatgttctAGCAGCTCTTGTTACTGCATTCTTACTTCCTGGTGTCAAATACAGAGTGGAAAACAAATCAAGCAACAatgtatttgttttgttttgttgaaacaataacaaagtggccACCCCGCCTCTGATTGgttaaaagctgagggatgggcctggggacatgtaaccactctcaaatgcaaagacagagctatggatgcaaggactgaccatctatAATATGAAAATTATCGGTTTAAACATGTTTTGAggttatacagtgtttgtttacatttacatcgttcacaaacattggaataaaacaagcttatattttggtttctgatggggtacaacagttgaactaagctcatgaggcatttataagttatattcttcaataatcaatgggTATGTATTATTAATGTATAAGTtaaaaaaaatggatgtagcaattaAGGATTCTAGCTATAAACTAATTTGTTGTAGTAAAGCAATATATTTATTGTAATTTAAATTACTGTCAACTTTCCTTTTCCTTCCACTTTGGGGGTTTTCATGCCATATGAACTGCAGTTTCGACATCGCTTGATATGAATGTGTTTTTTCATAATACGAAACTAGTCTTCAGAAACGCATTTCAGATAAAAACCAGTCAAGATTTGGATATTCATGTTGAACAAATTACCTTTAAAAGGGCCGACGCTACATAAATGTTTTGACTTTTAAATTGATGATCTATACCCATTGATTGTTAAAAAACATAACTTATAAATACCTAATtatcttagttcaactgtcgcaCCCCATCGGAGTCCAACAAATAAGCCTGTTTAACTTCATTGTTTGTACATAATGTAAttataaacaaacactgtatagctttAAACACAGTTAAatctataattttgatatcatggatggtcagtctttgcatcctcagctctgtctatgaatttgagattaGTTCAATTTCGCCACCCCCATCTCTCAAccttttaccaaaacagtggcatggTGCCCACTTTATTGCTTAACCTGCAGATTTACCTTCTAAAGAAAATTCACTTTTATTTCCATTCCAAAAAATTCTACATTTCGATATAGGTACATTGGATCTTACGGCATGAGCACCCTCAGTGTTCTATAGGCTAGGTAAAAGGATTCCAAGGGAAATGAACCTCTGTCCCggctctcctccatcctctccacatcCTGCCAGGTTATGAGTCCTCAGGCGCACACCAGGAAAGGGTGGGAGAGGGCTCTGGAAGCTGAGATGCGATTGGTCGGGCTGAACTCTAGACATTGCTGCAGGCAGAGAGCAAGTGTGTGCTTTAGAAGTACAATAGAATTCAATGATTCATTTACTTGGAAAATGCCTTGTAACAGAAACATGACTCAAAATGTGTATATTGTACATACAAGGAGTAGGTTGTTCTCCTCCTGGCCCAGGTTGGATAAGAGCTGGGTGCAGGGGTCTCTGGGGCACCAGCTACGGGAGTATGAGATGGGGCTCTCCCTGGGCCAGTCCTCCTCGCTGGGCAAGCCAATCACCCTGTGGGACATGGGGAAGAGCACAGGCACACACCCAACACAAGGCACTGGTAAAACACACAACATACATTATTCAAATCAAAAGTTGGGCACGGTAGAAGAAAAAACTCACTCAAAGATTTTCAGGAGCTGCTGAGCCTCAGTGTATCCACGGAACAACGGTCTCAAAAGGAACAGTTCGGCAAAAATGCAGCCAGCGCTCCACATGTCCACGGAGGACATGTAACCAGAGTGGAGCAGCACCTCGGGGGCCCTGTACCACAGTGTCACcacctgaagagagagaggaaggagggaaaggaagggagagggtGTGAGACGTTGGATAGGATATAGAGGAAAGATACTTTTTACTTTTAAGTATAGCTCCTTTACCTTAGCTAGGCTGGGGGACAATGACACTGTGACAATTGAACAGATTGTGCATTGAAAGGAGGATGTTCTACTCTGTAGACTTACACAGGGTGTAAGGGCGATGTGATAGGTGTAGATGCGTGCCAGCCCAAAGTCAGCGATCTTCACCTCTCCACGGCTACTAACCAGTACATTCTCCGGCTTCAGGTCGCGGTGCACCAGCATGTTGGTGTGCAGGAAGTccagcccctgcagcagctgcacCATCACATCCTGTACAGACAGGAAGCAGCATGACAGCATTGCTCAAACACTTTCTCTGACTGTGGCTTATTCTGAAAAGATATGAGGACATTTGTTATGAAAAGTTCAAAAGAGAGTACAGTAAAATGTTAATACTAATTCTTAATGGCGTGCTTTGGAATCATTGAGATTTTATTCAGCTGCAGGTATATAAGGGGGAGAATTCACACTTTAATTTTGTCAAGACTCAGTCCAGTGCTGGGGACCGTGGTGAGGAAGGTAGACAGGTCTTGGTCGATGTACTCAAACACCAGCGTCAGGTCCAAACTCCTGTTCTTCAGACCAGCAGATACGTCCAACAACCTTTCAGTAAGATCAGCAATTAAGGTCAATCATTGTGAACCATTTCTGCTAATGAAATGGCATGACACCATGGTATACAATTATAAAACACCATCAAACTAATTTTAATCCTAAAGATAATTATGTATAATTTATAGGCTATGCAAACATTTTCAGATATAATTACATTCCAGAAAAATGTACTTACTTTACAATGTTGGGATGGTTGAAATACCCGATCTTACGCAAGAGCGCCACCTCTCGGATCATGAAAGCAGGAATCCCACTCTCCGTGTGTCCGGGTATGTTCAACTTCTTCACCGCTACGAGTCGCTGTTGATCGCGGACCTCTCTGGCCTTGTACACCTTGCCATATGCGCCTTCGCCTATCTCTGCAAGTATTTCATAATTCTGATGTTCATCGCACCCATTGACCTCCATGACCGGCCGATTTCGTAGTTGGTTGCAACTAGGATGGAATAGACCATGCGTAAATGCCTGTAAACACGCGGTCAAGTAATACACTGCTTCCACAAGCCTAGGCCTTTTACTGG
Encoded here:
- the LOC115110229 gene encoding cyclin-dependent kinase 6-like, whose product is MEVNGCDEHQNYEILAEIGEGAYGKVYKAREVRDQQRLVAVKKLNIPGHTESGIPAFMIREVALLRKIGYFNHPNIVKLLDVSAGLKNRSLDLTLVFEYIDQDLSTFLTTVPSTGLSLDKIKDVMVQLLQGLDFLHTNMLVHRDLKPENVLVSSRGEVKIADFGLARIYTYHIALTPCVVTLWYRAPEVLLHSGYMSSVDMWSAGCIFAELFLLRPLFRGYTEAQQLLKIFEVIGLPSEEDWPRESPISYSRSWCPRDPCTQLLSNLGQEENNLLLQCLEFSPTNRISASRALSHPFLVCA